ATAACCCTGACGCGATCAGGAGTGCCACTACACAAAAACTTAACatcttgtaaaataataatgaaactaaataattttgatacgtatacatgtatgtaaatatttgttacaGAACGGTaactttattcattttaatacataaaacaaataattacaagTTTGTACTTGGCTATAAGCCAGTTGGTAACAGGTTCCTGCAGTCTACAACATCGTTCGAATAACGCATATTATAACACTGATATACATACAGTTTCCGACTAACAatgtaattacattttataaattatattaattattttgtaatttttcaatacAATACATAACGCGCTgcgaataatctttttttctatatcgttcatttttgttatatctcgaagatacgtataataaaagtatttatagaacaaataacaataaataatcaaatattaatcgGAGCTATCTGTACATATTGATTCAATCGTTTCTCGCTTTAATCGTCGATCTCTATGACGATGATCTCTCAACGATTACAACGAAAAACAATTTCCTATAGATTATATCATGATCttatacatttctatatatgtaggtgttttcaatcattattaaatataataatctcaCAAGGTACTGTAAGTACAAAATATAAGTACGtccatattaaatatttataaaagtacaACACATCGATTCGTTAACGcaagaaatataaatctaaatagatatttcgaaaagatatattttgaaattggCAAATCGACCGTACAGACCGTACAGAGACGATATTTCTAACAAAGAATTGATCGGAATCGATTTTGTACAACGTAAACATAAAGATCACAAAGAGTCTCTTCggaaaagtttctttcgaagaaattcattCTCGCgtcaaatatcttttttggCGGGATCCAAACTTCTCTTTAGAAAAATCTTATTAGACGGATTGGACGACCAGTGGAATCACTCCAGCATTAAATTACTTACTCGTCTACAAACAATTAACACGATACACGATATACACAATTGTATTGGCATAGTCGGGAGGAatggtgttttttttttgtttttatatctttttcttttttacgcgTACTTTTTTCCCATAAAGAATCATAACCTTCAAAATATGATCGTGTAAAAGGTTCGCGTTGGAAAGCTCGTAGCAAAACCTAGCGAATTAATTTTGGTATGGCGCAGTCTCGAACGTACAAACGTAATAAAggctaattaaaaaaattcaaataaaaaaaagttaatcaaTTATCAacctatatttataaattacatttatcaAGACGgtatcgaaaatgaaatacataCTCGATTTGATTGGAGGCTTGCACTTTGAGTAAGTACTTTAGACGGATCACATAGAAGATCAAaacatttgataaatatacgtTTCTCAAATATAAGAAGCAGTACGCGACCAACAGTCGCAGCAGGTACattcaaaaatgattttaactTTGACGTTATTTTTCGAGCAAATACACATGCACGCaagcacacgcacacgcacacgcacacgcacacgcacgcgcacgcacatacacacagtgagaatgaaacgattaattagcacaaaaatatcattttttacatGCTACCGCGTATGCTGCTAACgcaaaatatatgaaatgtatCATTCCTAACTTCTCTATACACAgcttgtataataaataacgttaTAAGCGTATAGCATCGGACATCGACTgtggtttttttttgttcatccTATTTTAGAAATATGTTATAGTGATCtatataataacaagaatatagcatgaacatttatataatactcgATATAACAGGCAGACACGtttttctacgatcgataTGCCATAATACACATAATCTCGGTCATTTCGTATTAACGACGTAAGAAAGTGATTCTTCTCGCGAAATCGTGCGATGAATTTTTCGATAGATCGTACGAATGTTAACGTTACgatatccatccatccatccatctctttcttttcccatttGCAATTTCACTTTCTCCAAACCACTTTATCGATTAAACTATAATAGTGGAATGTACCTGCGTGAACGCATTATTCTCGGTGGGTCGTTTAATCATCTATTTGCTTAGCTTTCCGATCaatcgtatttaattaattcttcgttGGCCCGTAAAtatcgtattcttttttatcggcATTTCTCAAACGACGtttaagaagataaaaaatgatataattaggGCAGTTGTTACGTAGGAAAGTTTCAGAGCAATATCGTTccttatatttacgtatattttaCGTTTGTTTTGTCAACAACGCACGCGTACGTGGTACACACGtttacatattaaaaacaatGCTCGTAATCGTTCCTACGTGAATGGACGATGTCATCGAGGACGAGAAGGCAAATTGGCAAAATCGTTTGAGAAAGGTCGATtgagaaatatttcctttatgTACTTGGCAACGATTATTAGGTTTATAAACGAATCTAGGTCAAATACTGTTTCATCTTTTGAAAACTCTCCAGTCAAACTGGTTTACCAATTTTGTTGTCGTCGATACGATTGCGGTATTTGAtcgaaattcgttcgaaaaaggCGACTACATCGAGTCCAACGATAAATCTCATGCGACACGGAAATATCCTTCCTATATAATCTTAAGTAACGTCGATTTTCTAGATATAACCTTCCGTAGGAACATCAATATGGTTTTAATTCGAGATATATCAAAGCACCTTTCGTGTAGATTCGTCACACGcgaaaagacgacgacgacgacgagtcgTTTACTACGATCttccttttatatacgtacttacttatttttgTCCAAAAACTTTTACCTTATTGGATTAATGGAAGCCTTATTATCTATTACGAAAgcagctctctttctctctttcattcattctcttccttctcttttgttttcttcaatCGCGAAGCCTCGTACGACATTGGATCACGTGATTTTCGATCATATGATTTCCGATCACGTGGATTCATTCAAGCAATCCactgttgttgttatcgtaCGTATtgtttgcattttttttttgcaatcgCTGTCGGATCGGAGAACCCTATGTACACGTTAATACGCCATATAGTTCAAACGAGTCTTCCTTGGTAAAATCTTCTAACGTGCGTGTTCGTCGGATTGGCGTCATCATACCgttgtttctttaaaaatcttCACCGTTGAGTCTGCGTGCTTCACGTGTACATATCTCGTTAACGTCGTTACACCTttctcgttattattgtttaatatctTGACATTCTTCAATTCGGTATTCACGTTTTTGTCTGTTTCATGGAACGCCATCGCTCTGTCTATATGACCAGGAACGACATTTTGACTAATTCTTTTcctcaaattttatttaacgcaGTAATGCagatcgaaagatttttcaccttcacattatttattatcgtacgtacaattaattttctctctctctttttcttttttttttttttttttttttataagcgttatagattttaaaatgattttatggTTACCTCGATCTGTTGTACTGCGTAGttcaaattaataacaaaacacATAGAAAGAGTGCAGTGCGACGTGCAACACTCGAAACACGTggtgtacatgtacatatatatatgaaattagaaTTAGGCGAAAATATATCATTCAGCGAAATTAGTGATACACAAAATAACTCGTCGTAATCATGATgaatatgcacacacacacacacatatatatatacatcttttttttctattaggattattatagtatatctctgaaattttaatataaaaaaatattaaacgtgcAAGTACACGACTTCGAAGTTTAATTTTGAGATTTGACTTTTAGCTTTGAACGAacaatttcattcataaaattgtattaagaggtcgtaaataaatgtaatccgttgatatatataaaaagaaatttatatttacaagaaCTGAAATTCGATTAACCTCCACTTTCGCATATACAACTTTTGTAAACGATTCTTAGCAAGTTTTGTAGAGaataaacttttttcaaatattattacgtcTAATATACGAGTTTATGATAAAACATTGTAAACAAACTCTTTTTTCAAGCATTtaacttattatataattacaatattattcaGATTAATAACAGCAAACTTATACTTATTGCGGATACTTAAAATTtgtgataatttataaaacagtTTTGAGAACAAGTTagttttttagaaaaaaaaagaaaaaaaaactattggATATTAATTGTTCATCCAATTGTTTTAAAGATCTttctaaagaattatttatcctATTCGTATACACGTTAAAAATtcgttgattttaattttgactACTTATTTTACATCGTACATTAGCAGTTTATTACCACGAAGGAATGCAATACAAAAACGTTTATACGTATCGAAATAACGTCATATTAAACATTGTAATTGAATAATGCATAGATTGTAGATAGAcatagataatttaaaaaagtataaataaaacactataaaataataatattgtactGTCATATCTTcacaatatttattagataaattaatatatattttagaattataacAAATCTAAAGCTTTGGCTATTAAGTTCACATATCAGATGTAATATATagacgtatacatacacatctaAATATGATTgctttatagatataaataagtcTCCTAGATATCACTTTACATGCAAGAAAGATCGAGACATGCTTATTTTGAGAAGTTACGCATTCTGAAGCgttaaaaaaaagcaagatctcaatagaaaattgaaattaaaccTAAGAAGACGTTATGTAATATTACAATTGACATTACTTTTTGTTGACTATCAAATCGgaaactatttaaaaataaaatcgtcgtCACTTTGCTATAAAAAATACTGATATCTTgaatttcaacaaaaatttttttagagATAATAACGTTCTAAAATCATGTCTGGTTTATTTCAAACATGCATTATGAATAAAGCAAgtacaataattaaattcatagagtttgaatatatagatattcatTGTGAGTCTTAGAGCGCACAGTAAATTTGTATTTCAATAGCatttgttagaaaataattatcaaggCAGTATGATAAAGCTTCGGATGCATCTACTGAAATCGTCACACGACAtgcaatcaaaaaaaaaaaaaaaaaaaaaaaaatattgatatttttacagATATAAGCAGGAAGTAAATCGGACAATATCTAATTTTAAACGAGGTATAACGAGTTCGAGTGTTATTATTCTtactttcatataaaatatattaaaattattttcttctattatcattctatatttttctaattttctctcttcctactTGCCACACATCGTAACTTCTTAAGACacataagaaaaagtaatactatttctttataagaaatatttaaataatatatctttgattTATATACCAGTCACAATCAGTCACATAATTTGAACTGGAAATATAAAGATGATATAGAATGAtttaagttaaataaatactcTATGCAAGTGATAAAAgttataatgaaaaacatatggaatagaaaaagtagggcctttaaaaaaaaaacaataacgaACGATGACTCTCACGAAACAACGCAGCAACATCTTTGACATCTACTCTGCTTttgtacaatattatttttatatttttgcgtTACCTTGTATGCTTTCAATTTCAATCTAACATTCCCCGTATTATCGCCAATATCTTgactttttattgaattacTTCTAGTAGTATTTTTGGAAGCCATCTCTGGCTTACTCTCGCATCTCAATATCTCTACCTCGTTACCTATTATTCTACATACACTCGAAGATGCTATTCTTATATCACTATCGCATTTGTCTTGACCCGAAATTTGTGACTGCGTATTAACTACTCTATCTTGTTTCCTAAGCTCCTCTATACTTGtactattaattttgatagaaaattctttagaaTGAATTTCCTCACATTCCAAATTTTCTCTTGGAACACATAAATTCACACTATTGGTAGTTAACGTATTATCCGCTTCACAGCTTCTATGCATTTcactataataattttcgccATCTACATTCGATCCTACGTCTCGTATGTTTTGTATACTTTCGTCGGAAGTTTCCTCCATTAATTCGTTCACTTTGCTACCTACCGATGCCATATCTTctattgatttttcatttaaatatttctttacgtCTTGTTTCAATGGTTCCTCGTTTGCAGCTGACGACAAATGGAGTCCAGTTTCATGAGCTTTTTTTTCTGCATTCAGTGGCTCTTCGTACGTTAGATTTGTTTGACTACTCGAGTATACGTTTGACTTATtctctaaataattattgcatTTATTATCGTGCAAGTAAACCGAACTTTCGTTGGATTCGATGTTACTTGCATTGATTATCGCTATACGTGGTATAATCAATTCACCGCCAGGTGGATTTAAATTAGAAGTCGATAAATTCATAGAGTCGTCAAAATTGTGATAACCCTGTTGGCCTTTCCCCTCGATCCAAGCTTCGGTTAATATATGCGATCTTTGCCATAAAATGTCGCTATTGcatctccttttctctatgTCCGAATACTGTTCCTGAGTATCAGGCCACGAGTGTAAGCGACATTGACTACTACTCTTTTTCATAACGGACTGTCCTTCCATATCTGCTTCACGCTTTTTATCACGTgcaattaattctaattttgaTTTCAATAAAGCTGGTGATACAGCTCTATCGATGCGTCTTGGTATATTCGACGAATGAGCCGATTGAAGCGTTAAAACACTGTCACTAGCATCAATTATATGATCGATATCTATATCAGGAACTTCGCCCGACACTAAAATAGCGTTTGGACTTGGACTGTCCATACTATCCGGAGTATAGGGATCATGCTTAATAGGTGCTGCGTGCAAAAGGTTGGATGAACGATCAGCAGAGAGCGTTCGTGCACTAACGTAACTAGTGCTATCAGGCAACATTGGTAACAAATCCAAGTAATTGTCAGGAACTCGAAAGCAAAACTCTGGTGCGCATGGCAAGCTGCAGCAATTAATCATACCTGCTTCTGGTGCGAGATTAACCCTCAAGTAGACTGgctgtaaaaatgaaaaaaacacaCGAACCTTATATATCGTGGTATacttttcaaaagaattcAACAAGAGATGTCGTTAATATATTGGAGTTCTACGTAAAGGTTAACTAATGTCAACATGATTCGATGTCGTGATGTGTCCTGTGATCTGTGGATAACACTCGTTggctttttttcttagattttatataaggTACAATTATAGAGGAAGATCAATTAAAATGCATGACTCACATCTATCCATCGTTATCAAAAACTTAAAAGGAGTTTccttgtcttcttttcttttttcaatcaattacTTTCAAAGTGCATACGATGTAAATATGTGGAAAAACGATAAGCTGAACGTTAcagatcgtttctttttttgataacgACAGTAAAGCTAGCAAGTCAAAATTCATGAAGAATGTAAGATTTGAATTATGGTACTACATCCAAAGGGTCccaatgaatatataatcaatCAAAGCAACAAAGatctaacgaaaataaaaagtacatgGGAagccaaagagaaaaatagacagACAGTTCATATAGTACCTTAATGCTTAGAGATTCATTCGAAACTCCAGAAAAACAGGCTGCaccataataattaaaacagtGGATCATCAGAATAAGATTTAGGaagtgtgtaaatatatatgtaccgagtataataaatatagcaAGTAAGATTTGTCGTTATgagacatatgtataatacaacATATCTTACCTTATGATCACCCATGCAAGTTGTTCTTCCTATTATACCATACTCTACTGCATTAGAAGAGGATATCtgcaaggagaaaaaggaaaaagagaaataataataaaaagaaaaaatacgagaaaaagaaaaaaagagaagaaaaaaaaattataccatatatcgtataaaattatccaatatatcttttattaactttttacgGTCGTAATACTCTTTAATGGATAACACGTAGGTGATGTACGTGATTAATTGTTGCCTGGAAAATCTACTCCTACGGATTAGGAGTGTGAAATTCACTTTTTGTTTATActtcatatacgtataaaaatatctgcGCGATACAATAAGATAAGCACGACACAAGAAAAACGCCTTGCCAGGAATATCCTTCGACCGCAAAGAGTTCAGTCAAACAAATAAAGTTTATATCGCATACGTTTTGGACTAGCATCTTTGCAGTGGGGCTCAGTAATACTCTGTCGCACCAAGCTGGCACTCTTGTTTGCATATAACTTGTAGCTTCATTTACATCCTCTTGAAAAGGATAACttggaataaaattaattggaaattCAAACAATCTTCCTTCAAAGTCTTCCAATTCCTTGTCATATTCTCGTAGCTGCATAAACATCGGTTATTTCATTATGGAGTTCCTAATTATTAATGCATTTCGATAAGTAACAAtagattaaacaaataaaaaataatgcatgACTTACCCATTGTCCACTATTATCGACAAAAACATTTTGATGTTCATAATACGAGAACTCTTTTTTCCCCAATGATAATACGAGATTATCTTCCTTGTTGTGAAATtgtaatttagaaatatttcctttattcgatagttttctttcttgagtATCCTCAGTGAGTTTCTATTAATTGCAATAACGAAAATGATTACTGAAAGTTTATATTCGTTAATATCCAGTACAGATAATGACCTTAACAATACGATCTATACCTTAATTACACCAGCAGTGTCAGttctaaaattaaaatcacCAAATAAAAAGTACGGTGCTTTTGGATATTTGTCACTGTGAAATCTATCCAACGTATGCTCCAGCGCTCTTCTGCGCGTCTTACTATAAACGGATGGAAACTGCAATTACGGAGTAGAATggtgagataaaaaataatgcgGAAAGGATTTTCTATCTCGCGTAACTGAATTGTCTAACTTACAGTTTCCATTGCAATAAAATTACTTGCATCGTGGAACAGATGTATGTTTATGAGATCAAAAACTGTTCCATTAATACTCCATCGCGTTCGCAAATATCCTTTTCTGGACCACTTACATTCTGGGAAAAAGTCTTGAGGGaactttgctttttctttggTCGTAACTGCCTCTATATTACCAGAATGAGTTTCCTTGCCACATACCGGTGCAAAAGAGCATTCTAAAatcaagaaacaaaaacaaagtcAACGTATCATTCCAAttagatcattttttaaagtGACGATTGATAGATTATCTACCTTTGAAATCCCACAATAAAACGTCTTTTAAAGACtcgtgaataaaataaaaatttcccagtgcctataaaaaaaatttattcaataatcTCGATGCAccagaataaaaaaagtaaatctttattatcatatttcaaCTTACCGTAAAGTGTTCAGCCGACGAATAATCCTCATCTAGAAATACTCTTGTTTTATCAAACAGCCTTAGTTCTTCTGAAGACATTAGTAAGctaaggagaaaaggaaacttCAATCATTGATAAGTACAAAAGTCTAAAGAGGAAGATTATACGTTCtgtaaattttatagaattttaagGATCTCttatgactttttttttttcatctttttatattgTGCTTCCACATGGATATCATTCAATAAACTAATCTTTTGAAGCGGCTCGACCAACCGTAAAGTCATGCGTgacattctatttttatccttttctgcCGCTTATGCGTTAAATCACATTCAATATCGCGAACAAGGATACCCATTTGATTTACCTTGCTTCTTCAAAGGCtcgtttataatttctatattatattaaaaagataaatcgtgTGAAGATCGTCAGTAAAGTTACAAaagtaatatcattttttttaattatagcaTACTATGAAGTATCGATATTAAAGATACGTTGCATTAATGTTGTATTGattgatgataaaataataaagttaatcgtatataattcatacaactgtaaaagaaaatttgataagtaccgtaatataatttacagaaaatgatataacaatCTGTTTAGAATGTAACGATCTTTGCATAACCGCGTTAGTAGAAACCTTTAAAGAAACCACTAATGAGATTCTGGTTACTACTTGGAGAGCACACAGGAAACGGCACGGACCGTATCAAGAAGTTGCTTCAATCATTTATAAAGCGACACATTTAATCAATTCTTTTAACAGGCCATTAAAATTGCGCATCGAGATTTATGTtcgtagaaatgaaattttaattaaaaaaaaaaaaactaacgaATTGAAAACATTGAATAGACATTTACCTAACAAAGTCTTCCACGTGTCTCATACTTTGTTCATAATTTTTTCCACCTACTTCTTGGCAGTGCAGCGCTATAAACTTCGAATCTAGACGCGATATggtctaaaaagaaaaaggggggaAATTATAAAAGGATGCGACTTGATTCCATTTAATTCGCAAGATAATATTGACGGTAGTAAAACTTAccgataaaaattcttctgTCCATATCTTTAACATGACACTAGGCTGcgaagtaaaaaatgaaaagaacattattaaatgacaataatcgttcgaaaaacgTCAAAATAATCGCATTCGTATTACGTCGGAAATaagttgagaaaaagaaagaaaagaaagaaaacgcgcGCGTTTGCATTCGGCAAATCAAACATCAAACAATCGAGCGCCTCGATTCGCTGTGAACGCGTCGGCACTTGCAAACAGTACCGGCggcacatatatacgtgtataaacGCACTCGACACGCACACACGTGTACATCGTACAGGTATATAAGATACTCACGCGCTAAACGATACGTTGTCATATCGAACGAATTGAATTgcgacgataaaatattttaatttcacatacgtacatataatataaacgagaCGGCGTaagaatcgttcgataaaGTGCAACGCATCGGACGGTTTTCTTTCAGAGATCAATCACCATTCACAACAATAATAACCAAAATAAAAGTTTGAACGCGCGTACGAGTAGTAAACAGtcaaagcaaaacaaaatacGTGACGAAAGCGCGCCAAATGAAAAACACAATAAGAAACGAAGACttgaggaaaggaaagaaaagaaaagggaaggaaaacagagagaatTAAATAGTtgttcgtaataaatatagacTGTAAATAAAACTTACCTCTTCGAAGATACTGCCGACGTTTGCTGTGACCAAAAGGATCGGAACGCCTTCGATGGTAGCCATTCTCGAGGGTTCGAcgaatatagaaagaagaagaagaagaagaagaagaagaagaagaagaagaagaggaagaagaagagaagaaaaatcgagcgAACTATATCCTCGTCGCGGATCCTCTTGAGAAGGAGAGGAGCTTACGTCGAGGAGGCCCTTGAAACGACGTGAATGCGCAACGTGTGCGTATGCGCCGCGCGTGtcgttctcctctctctctttctctgtgtgtttctctcttttttttttttttttttaagacgtACGCTCGGTTGCACACACAACCTGTCACACAAAGTTGTTGTAACGCGCGCGCACTGCACTGCCGAagaaaagacgacgacgacgacgacgacgacgacgacgacgacgacgacgacaacgacgacgacgacgacgaccacgacgatgATTTACGACAGGAATCAGTACCGACCGAGGGAAAAATCAACCCCTACGCCGAGGAGTGGCCGCGGTCGTCCACCGTGTCCCGCTTGCATCAAAGCTCGCACTACTGCTGTTACTGCtgttgctactgctgctgcaaATACACCACATCGTTAATCGAATAACGGCCGAGACCCGTTGGCGCACGAGAGGACAAGTCGTGccgtaaatatatatctctatcggGCCGCCGTCCGAGACCACGCCTACCGTGGACGTCAATAGGCAGTACCGTATATACTTCGTTTTCTCAAGTGCGCATAacgatatct
The DNA window shown above is from Vespula pensylvanica isolate Volc-1 chromosome 18, ASM1446617v1, whole genome shotgun sequence and carries:
- the LOC122635428 gene encoding uncharacterized protein LOC122635428, with the protein product MATIEGVPILLVTANVGSIFEEPSVMLKIWTEEFLSTISRLDSKFIALHCQEVGGKNYEQSMRHVEDFVSLLMSSEELRLFDKTRVFLDEDYSSAEHFTALGNFYFIHESLKDVLLWDFKECSFAPVCGKETHSGNIEAVTTKEKAKFPQDFFPECKWSRKGYLRTRWSINGTVFDLINIHLFHDASNFIAMETFPSVYSKTRRRALEHTLDRFHSDKYPKAPYFLFGDFNFRTDTAGVIKKLTEDTQERKLSNKGNISKLQFHNKEDNLVLSLGKKEFSYYEHQNVFVDNSGQWLREYDKELEDFEGRLFEFPINFIPSYPFQEDVNEATSYMQTRVPAWCDRVLLSPTAKMLVQNISSSNAVEYGIIGRTTCMGDHKPVYLRVNLAPEAGMINCCSLPCAPEFCFRVPDNYLDLLPMLPDSTSYVSARTLSADRSSNLLHAAPIKHDPYTPDSMDSPSPNAILVSGEVPDIDIDHIIDASDSVLTLQSAHSSNIPRRIDRAVSPALLKSKLELIARDKKREADMEGQSVMKKSSSQCRLHSWPDTQEQYSDIEKRRCNSDILWQRSHILTEAWIEGKGQQGYHNFDDSMNLSTSNLNPPGGELIIPRIAIINASNIESNESSVYLHDNKCNNYLENKSNVYSSSQTNLTYEEPLNAEKKAHETGLHLSSAANEEPLKQDVKKYLNEKSIEDMASVGSKVNELMEETSDESIQNIRDVGSNVDGENYYSEMHRSCEADNTLTTNSVNLCVPRENLECEEIHSKEFSIKINSTSIEELRKQDRVVNTQSQISGQDKCDSDIRIASSSVCRIIGNEVEILRCESKPEMASKNTTRSNSIKSQDIGDNTGNVRLKLKAYKVTQKYKNNIVQKQSRCQRCCCVVS